gtgcaaagttgtatttactCGCGAGtatggaattgaaacacgagcaagcgaaaggattctatagttgaagtattagttctaaaatagaatcctaagcgtagcgagtggtttcaacacacgagaagtaaaatacatttgcacccgtgagtaacacaaaacttttccctcactatagcgaggaaagtgcaacatccacaggcgttagatcatcttcatcactggaatcactaattttttttacggcaatacgatgttataacagaaaactctggaagttgtgtatttttacgtatttatttttctttgttatACCTATGGTTAAATCTTATACCTATGAAAAGTACCCCAAGTTTGAAGGGTATTAGCTGAAGTACAGACTTGTCGAAGAACTAAATGCTGGTGATAAAATAACGTTCTAATTAAGTAGGTTTATACAAATAGacaaatgtacctattttataaatgtgACATAGATTTTTACTCCCTTTTGTAAAGTATAAGTTTTCACGTATTCGCGGCTAACGACAATCCCAAAGTAAACAAGTACCTCGTAAGTAAAGTCGCGATCTAAACTTTAaactacatacataacataaatatatgtattacgTTTTGACAGGCGTGTGTCACTACGCGTCCCGCGGCCCTCACCAGATCTGGTGTCGCATAATAAGATGTCTAAAGCAAGTAAACACTGCATCGCAGCTGGTTGCAGGAACAATGACAAAAATGCTGACTAcacataagtatatatataggtaatatgtcCAATCGGCAACGTTTAAGCCCGTTTGCTATAGCTATACCTAAACAGGGGTTTTGTTATACAGTGAGCCTTTTGTATACGTacaaaaccacagaataaataatagtaccgtagtaggtaggtagtataaAACAAGCTTTCAAATCTTGGCTCTTTTTTTAAGCtttgtattacattttattagcCAAAACCGCGTTCGCCGGCAAGCACGCTTTGCTCGCTCGATTTCACGCGCTGTTTGGTTAGAGTTAACCTTACACGCGTTTTACCTAACTGaaattaatattgaataattaaGTAGTGAAAACTAGATTTCTCCAAGGTTCTTTGCGAAAGCCAGTTTTGACTAAAAATCCCAGTTaactaaaactagttttcaccaaggcgtttcggaaaactagttttaactagggaaaacgcgtttacattgaaaacgggtttttacgctagcacatacaaaaaatatttttaaaagcacACACGAAACGAGTCGTCCTAGAGCGCATGTGCAAAGCAGCGGACATCAGATTGAAGTAACTAAGGTCCTTTAAAATATAGTTCTGTAGTCGATACGCATCCTCTAaagttttataataagtaaatgtTACCGTGTATTAACTAACCCAACATGTGACAGGGTAAAGTAAAAGAAGATGTAAAGGGTAAAGAGCGACTTGCAGCGCATGCGCGCTCTTTAATGATTTGTCTCGTCTCACCCCAGCGAAATAGTTTCGTGCCTCGCCGCTCGCCGACACGTGCGAGGTAACTAACTCATATGCAGTGCTCACTACATAGGAAGTATGAGTTAATTTAGACTAGATTTATGCCCAGTTATGGGACGTGTATATGTACTGTTTAGGATCAAACAGACTTAAATGAAGGAGAGTCCGTTTTTCTGAATTAATCATGAGCTCACCGAAACTCAGTGAAAGATGTCCGAGCAGTATGAGCAATGGCAAGAAACTCTTAAGCAACGACTCAAAGGAGGATTCCTTAGATAATTcagtaagtatttaaattatttattcttatttatttcattaattagtATCAGTTACCGAGTATTTCAGAGCTACTACTCTTATTGAACTAATTGATTTATAATCTCGAAAAATTCTGAAGAATGACAGCGGGGAAAACGCAATAGAAAGGAAACTGAAACACGTTGACCGAATAGTTGGTTCCTTATATTTGACGGAAAACACGATTTAGTCGAATGCTATTTTTCAATCTAATTTACCTATGATCAAGACTAAAATTGCAATTGATTCATTGATATTTGTCAGTTGAGACTCTTCGAAAAAATATTAGAGCGGCTTTTAATTAGATATATAAAAAGAGGTATAACTAATAATTTTTGggtaaaaatttcatttttggtacaagcttttattgctgactgtacttttctttccacaggcaaataATACTCATCTAGACAATTCCATAAAccacaaacacaattaggttatgTTGTTTTaccacagagttcctatggctacctcctgtctccagcatcagatcagctccatgccatcataatattgcattgtcatccgatttacatacgTGTGTAAAATTTCAGCTTCATCGAAATACGGGAAGGgggtcaaatttaatttgcaTGATTTGATCCATACAAAcaatagttacatacatacataggaagtacattgcaagttaaataaaagcttgtaataatagTGAACGGGTTTCTAAGCGCAATAAACGCGTAAAGGATCCGTAATGAATTAGCTCGTCTTTTTCCTTATAAACCTGTTTGTTTATTTCAGATTAGAGATTCAATAAAGTCAGAGAGACCGTCGGGCGGAGGCGGCGGGAGCGGAGGTGCAGCCAAGAGCGAGGAAGACTGGCGGCGCAGGACCATCATCGTCGAGAAAAAGAACGGCAGCTACGGGTTCACCCTCCAGAGCTACGGCATTCACTACAAAAAGgtaaataacatttgcacttGATTTAaccataggtaggtaggtaggtaggtatatttcatAGCGAATGCATGCGTAGCTATTGCGAATGTATGCGTAGGCAGACTTTAGACATCTCGAAATTTTAAACTCGCGGCTGGCTGGGCGCACTGTGCAAAATTTCAAAttgaatatacaaaaaatgtaatacgataaattaaattaaaagttttaaaaaactcCCACGCTATATgccaaaaaaatacatttttatatttaatacttcTTTAAAAACATCTTGCATTGAAAACAAAGCCCATAAGATGTGTTTCTTGATATGATTACAGGAACAAGAAATAGAAGTAATAACTTATGTAGATCACGTGGAGGCGGATGGGCCGGCGGCGGCATCAGGTATGCGCGAGGGCGACGTCATCCTGTCCATCAACGGCAGCGACGTGGAGCGCGCTGACCACGTTGCCATCGTCGATGCTATTAACGACTGCGACTCGCGCATGCGCATGGTCGTTATATTCGAGGACTGCGTCCGCAAGGTCGAGCTCCATCTCAAGTACATTAACATACAACGAGCCATACAATCTAAATTGCGAGAACTCGAGCAATTAACCGTTCGTGAGCGCCAGCTGTTCGACACTAATTGGAAGACACACAGTTTACCTTCGCAAAAGAAAAAGTCTTCCCCGACCGACGTATCTTCCGATAACGAAGAGAACAATCCGACGGACAACATCAATGGCACTTACTGCCGGCCGACGCTTTCCAGCGAAAACGTCACTGCCGCTAAGCCTCCGCAGCACAGTGTGTTTATGTACCAGTACTTGGATACCCGCTATGGAGCCTGCATCATACAACCTAATATAAGGAGTGGTAGCTTCGTTATTACGGTCGGCTCCCCTAGAAACAGAAGGGAGTGCCATCATTATGTTGTTAAACCTCCGAACGAATGCCATAGAGCGTCCGAGAATCACaataatgaatataaatcaGCAGGTGGGAAACATTCAAAATCACATAGAAACAGTCACAGTCACAGTTGTACCCCATGCATGCCTGCTTACAACAATCAAGACGCGAATAGCCTCGAAGCTTATGATTTAGCAAGTCCATGTTGTGATCCGCATTGTGTGCCAAATTCAAGAAAGAAAATAAGGAGGAAGAAAGAATGCTCCAAGGAACACAAACGTAAAGAAAAATACCAGCAAATAGATAAATCAACACAAAAGCCGGACGGTTTTTCCAACTCGCGTACAAAAAAAGTGTGTTCATCCGGACAGTGTTCGAGTCGTTATCGTTACTTGACAACGGAATCCACACAGACTAGTCAATGTAGCCTGCAGTCATACGCCACAAGCAACGCGACTGCACCATGTGATAATTCAGTCTCCAGTTACAGTACTTCCTTAAGTAGTGACACACTTTTTTGGGATAATGATCGGTCTGAAGCAAAATTATCACCAAAGATACAATATCAAAGTTCTCACCAACAAGTCAAGCCGAAATCGTGGGACAACCTGACTACGAAAGCTTTTGGCGGCTATGGTTTTGGATACGGTTATTTAGATACAACTGCAAAACATGCCAATCGATCCAAGAGCCACGGGCGCAGTCACAGCGGGCGTAGCACACAAAGCCATCACGAGTACCAACATCAATCACAAGAAAAACACACTCACCGGCAGTGTTCTACGTCTCATCACTACCAATCGTATGGTAGGAATCATAATCACTGTGCGCCCACTAAATCTACTGAGAGTCTTATCGTGGTGCCGAAATATCAACTTGAACACAGCGGGTCGGAGAGTCGCTTGGCCTGTGACTGCGGGGAGTCCGTAGAATACTACCGGAAGATCAGTACTACGAAGAATTCTGGCGACAGTAACACTGGATATTATTCCCATCATTTTATATACCCAACCCattcttacaaaaaaaaggaCTCCAATGTTAGCTCTGAAATTACCAGGCTTTAAATGTAGCTTTAGCGAGATTTTAGCAAAATTGATGTACTTCTAGTAATTGATAAAATTAAGTAACTAGATATTAGGAATAGATGTTTTGTACTTTGTTAAATACTTACAAGATAAGGATCGAAGATTTAGAATCTTTGGCGAGAAATTCATGTACCTACTTTGGACTACTCAAACTCATGCAACTGGTTAATAACTAGTAAATTTAAACTGCTTTTAACTTGTTTACTGTTTGAATATTACTTTAAATCAAATCgttgttttattttgatattccacagtttaggcagggcggacacgccatagaCAATCTACCGCCGCGGGGTGAGGTAATGGGGTGGGGGTAGGTACATGCGTGAATGTTTCGGAAGATGTCAATTGATTATATTTCCCGTGAAATACAAATGTCTATAATAAAGTTACTAACTAATCTAACTATTGAATCCcagaaaatttcaaaatacgaatagacctgccgggctagcaccacggatttagattttaataaaccggatggagtacacgggccaaaaagtgtgtccacatgagaagtcaaagtgggcggttgcatctctttctaattagggtgaccataagtcatatgtatgtgggatattaggataagttggaatgtatagtttggccaagatcttttttcattcatgcataggaagtcagagagaatggatatagtttttttctcctctgtaaaacgcttctcaaaaccttacttaatttagtcgttataaaagctgttactgatgacagacagactgacagacggacagcagagtcttagtgatagggtcccgtttttaccctttgggtacggaaccctaaaaatggtcactttttttcatttgtagtctgcctctttcgcactcatggtatgttcatatacgtaatggcttctcttttgcacacttcagctattctttaagcgtcatcgtagttaattgcaccattttttttttaatttgccgccttcgtgtactgacggaaatgtgtgctcaacttatatagaatattatgtataaatgtgtctgtaatatttaaggattttggatttaaattttggcaattatatacctctcattacgtgcacaaataaatcatttatctatctatctatctatcaaccaaataattaaacatgccgaaataaagatatacttatttaggtaaacttatttttacattaagtaagtacgtaggtaataagaactctgtaaggccgattcacatcgtgccgacatcatagtcaccctaatgagtttgacaatgttttcttgtatttttatcgaaaactttaatagttgaggcttacctgtgaaaagatataccacaatcaacaaaactttcacttctgcaacctttcacacaatatcttttacccattttatactttatttcgcaaataaatcttgagcgccgccattcatgtattttgaaaatttctttatcaagttggggataccaattaatattcaaagttactacaatgtctaccatattaaaattaatgtattttttgttgtgcacatgcttggttaaatcagttaataatattgacattataactatttacaaattacgtaaaagatatcagaaccgcactctgaatatagcacttaaataatataagaaggtatttaattttagtagttattgatataaatactaccaaaatggtattttttaacattggcaacatgtgcgagtgggacaccgagacccacttttgctatctcatgtggaccgttttctctagtctggtacgaacacctttctggctcggtgataaggttcaatttagtatggcaaaaaaagtgacagctcgctcctgtttagggtataacttcatggctagcacatgattggcgcgagagtatctcgccgcgacatagccTACCCGTCCTCCTTTAAttcattcatacagttagtaaaagacggggtagtctatctcgcggcgagatactatcgcgtcaatcatgtgctcggcctacagctaCTTATTTTTGAATTAAAGTGTAGTCCCAAATTGgtcccatttttgtcaaaactTGTTATGATGATGCGATCTATGAGGAGtcgacatacctacatataacgaattttagggttccgtacccaaagggtaaaaacgggaccctattacttaagactctgctgtctgtctgtccgtctgtcaacaggctgtatctcatgaaccgtgatagctagacagttgaaattttcacagatgatgtatttctgttgccgctataacaacaaatactaaaaacaaaataaaataaatatttaagtggagctcccatacaacaaacgtgattttttaccgttttttgcgtaatggtacggaacccttcgcgcgagtccgactctcggaccggtttttgtattttcatcaacaaatcagtttttctttttttttaagttaatttttatctaattttaattgaaataccTAAGCCAGTTCAGTTataagtttttaagtttttgggagttatttttatcattatcaataaTTAAAAACTTGCCTATAAATAGTAATTAATCATAAGTTGGCTAATTTCTCATGCGCTTAATATTATCTAAAACTATTCGCTATCGCCGAAATTGGGTGGGTGAACTTATATCTATAGTGGGTTCATCTTGGGTTGCGGGTCGCGAGTATGGGTCAAACGGCGGACAGTGCGCTGGCGCGCGCGTTTTGGCAGAGCGTCGTCGCGCCCCAGCACGTCGGCATGCGTCCTGCGCGCGCACCctacccgccgccgccgcagcccaCGCCCGCGCGGCCCGGCTGCGCCGCCCGCACCGCTCTACTGATCTTCGCCATCATCGGCACTTTGAGAGCCGCTCGAATACCACCCGACACCGACACCCAGCAagtatgaatatttattttcatctcTCCTGTTAggaaagttcacctttcatagACTAAAAGCCGGGTGGGAAATTGCATTTcccccatagacatagtatatacaagtagttatagacgcgccaccgagcgaccgggggtaagagaaagaatattcatataaaatttgggcagcataggatttttttctctttcactcttataaatttcggtatttcgccatcgcctcctacctattaTCTATATTAAGACTGTCTGCCTAAAAAAACCTCAACTTTACCACGTGTATGTAAATTGtaggtttaatatgtataacacataaacagacctgtaacgattgttattaataaactttcattttcatttttcatttttcctatgatgccacccggtcggtgataaggacaaagcatggcactattttctctttcctcttataggaatcgcaatatgactatctttctctatcaaagagtgtcaggcccttgatttcCCCTAACCTAGGgtggaaagttttttttaatttgtacttcGAGCAACGGCTAACAGCCATATAAGTATGTTTTATTATTCATAGTTAAAAGCTGTCATATTAGCTTCCGCATTTTCAGACGAAGTATTatcgaaattaaatgtcaattgcattgcattattaaaacaaattatactacttgtattttaatatttaaatgtatgaaataaacataaatatttgttaataaatcaatataaatgacgatcaatgtataaaatattatcattacattacattacattcattTATTCACTTTTTTAAGGCGCACATTAAGGCCGTTTCAGACACATCCCAATTTAAGATCAGATTGTCTAtggttttagaatttttttccgGTCAAAATGTATATGGCGCCAATTCCAGTCCCCAATTCTCTTGTGATCTTGTGATTgactttcctcataggtgaAACGAAAAGtggagtgtttaactcgggtaaaagtaaccaTCTCACCCTCGAACTACTCGAACAACACAAAACATATCGGGTGATatggttcactttccacccTTGATTTACAATCTACTGTTATCTTCTGTGATTTTAATTTAGGTTTGCTGAAATGtcgtttagtttgttattttataatggTATGTACAAAGTATGTATCAAAGTCCACCTGTTGAAGTTACTGGCGATTCTGCAATAAAAATTAGGATGTAGCAGGTATTGAAAGTAGGATGACATACATAATGACATATaactttggtcactttttctttagtgtatgatatctatttcagtttataaaaacttACCTATTTTATATTACATACAATTTAATGTGACGCCAACTGTTATTCTACAAGAATAAGCTGAGCATATGATTCTCATAAACTGAAATCTAtgtcatatatgaaaaaaagggtTACCAAGGCTCccagtgcccagggctgggATATAATCAGCGTTTTCTGCATTCTCGGTGGACGCCATAAACACTAAGCCACGGCGGTACCTAATTGATCCCTTGATTTTCATGTTTTAGTTAAAAATCGTGTGTCAAGAGCGTATGAGCCAGCGGTGCTGGGTTTGGCAGCTTGCAGTTGGAGACGTTCACCTGGCGGAGAAGAAATTGCACCGGGTCACACCGCAGTACGCATGCGGAATAAGCAACTCTAAAACATCTCTTGAccataaacaaatattagtaagtaacttataatatttataactacTTAATTCACAAAAGAGCAAATACTGCCATGCGAATAATGATTTACTTACATACCTATGGTGCTTAATAATGTATTTGGCCGGTGTTGGGCAAATTATGTCATAgtaaatattacctacatacataggGTAGACGCCCATAACCCGATAGTACTGATAGAATTacgtataaaaaatatcaacataATTTCCATTTTGGCtttagaatttatattatggtacaattcaactttttttaataagtaggttTTTTTACAACGCCCTTATCTTAGTAGGGTggccgaacaggctttaggttacttttcgctcatgtcgtcgcggacatcatgggtatatttggtatcagtaagTACATTCAGTATGATTCTAGACAAAAAACCGACCCTCTATCTCGCGAAACTGACAACTAACACAGCGAGCAAATTTTGTCGTTCGATCACGTTCGATTGATTATTACTTACTACCTAAAAGTTTGCCAAAAGGCGTTTCTACCTCGTTATTTCGAAAAATAAGGACCGATATCTCATTTTCCGCctattcttcttcctcgcgttgtacgccactttgccacggctcatgggagccgtGGGTccttacgaaagcgactgccatctaaccttccaacccagagggaaaactaggccttattgggattagtccggtttcctcacgatgttttccttcaccgaaaagcgactagtaaatatcaaatgatatttcgtacataaataagttccgaaaaactcatacgagcggtacgagccgggatttgaacccgccacctccagattgcaagtcgcacgctcttacggctaggccaccagcgcttctacacgttgtataactttttacttGCTTTTACGATCATTCGGCTCCTTCCTGTCATTTGAATTAATGCTAGTTATAAGTTCGGTTAGAAAAATGagaaacttaataaataatgttcTTCCGAGTTCACATtcataagttaaaataaattcatacaatacaattccGTCGCGGATATAACAAAATGCTGAACGATAAAGTAAGTAACTTGGAAGTGGCTATCTTAGCCGGTGACCTGAATTTAGAGATGGACGTAGTTACCTACATAGAGGGGCGTTATCAAGAACTACAACCAGATATTTGTGGCAGTTATATTATAGTGCCTTGGCCTTTTCTCGAAAAATAGGTagtctagaaatcgatttttgcTCGTCTCGGATAAGGGTAcctatatttggtatcagtgcatttcgtatgatgtcctgaaaacaaatatatgagataacAACCGCGAAAAAAGTCGGCAggacaaaaatttttttctttcttttacaagcctccttgggcttaccgtgggacttagtcaatctgtgtaagaatgccctatacctaatatttatttatttatttattacggagttatatctatctttggttatatataattattagcaTACCCCGGGGTTTTGGACGCGGGAATATTTTACACAAgccaaaaaaatatgtaaaaaactgtaaaaacaatttaacatttctaagcacaGTTGGAGtttactacctatttttaattcatagtttgataatttttttaccataaacagatgtgacgttttcaaccaaaaggtaccacattgtcgcttgttgataaagttgatttctaattgaagctatatggaaatagcgccttactgactagcgacaataagtacccttttggttgaaaatggcacaaatcatTCCCGCTCCAAAACCCCGGGGTATGATCATTAAGGAATACTGAACAGTGCGATTAATgacatgtaattaaatgtatgTCCGCGCTCTTGttcgtttgtaatttattttgtgcaataaagattaaataaaatattataaaatgaacAGTAAATTAATAAtctgattattatttttatttcttgaacaaaaattgattttttttctctGGCCGTCGCGACACGATAAATAAGAACATAATATTCGACATTGCATGAAAGTGCTTTCAAGTTACCGCACTCATTGTTACACGAATAATATGTATTTCTGCGAGAAAGGAACTTCATTgatttgtcacagtgacaatatcAAATTTCCAGCGGCCGCGGCTTTCATGCTAATTCTCACTGTGATAAAGTAGGAAATGATACACAGTACAGAATTCAAACTTTTTGACTGTTGGTGCGTCTTTATCTTATTACGATTTTGTCGTCATGTAATCGGCGGCAATTAAAATAGTTTCGTTTGAATATATTTGAAAGATAAAGTTCTCTTTGCCAAGGTTGGCCTTGACCTTTTTTGTCGACCTACTAAACGTTATCGTAAATAGGCCAAACGACAATTGGCATGATGACAGCAACAAAGAATCATGGAAATAATGGTTTCAAAGAAACATATATGTTATTCTGATTCAAAAAAATGGGCCAATTTCAGTATAAACATTAGGATTATTAATAGTAGGGTTAGTAAGCGCATTGactatgcacttttgtctcaggcgaagccgcttggcacgattttttttaatgtcaaacaaagctgatttggcccggtagccacgagatcgtaccttGCATACCCCCAAAAGGGGGAGGAGGGGTTAAAGGGTCGGGTCGCCtcccaatctatgctatatttcttcctgttcttagcaactagcaactatatttttttcgtataattaagggacgaggaattcatttttgaaataattattagatctttccatacaaaaataaaatgttttgtacaaaaaatgactttcttatgtaattttttgtgacaatttacTGTTACAATCACGTAGCTGACGTAGCGTCTTACGTAGCGACTTAGCGCGACGCGactaaatcaatcctttgatacccataTGTGTCCTACGTaagcaataaaaacaaatttataacaaaaaagggcaaaaacgcatttatatttttaaaatgccaaattcggtgtttttgtaaacatttttaaactgacTTGGGGCATAGTtccatttgtatggaaatcgtcaccgccacgcgctaattttttttgtatgtatagtgcATACTGGTCCATACAATTCTGCTCATTACTAAccctactattttttttataccacgtcggtggcaatccagcatacggcccgcctgatggtaagcagttatcgtagcctatggacgcctgcaacac
The Cydia strobilella chromosome Z, ilCydStro3.1, whole genome shotgun sequence genome window above contains:
- the LOC134753903 gene encoding uncharacterized protein LOC134753903, producing the protein MSSPKLSERCPSSMSNGKKLLSNDSKEDSLDNSIRDSIKSERPSGGGGGSGGAAKSEEDWRRRTIIVEKKNGSYGFTLQSYGIHYKKEQEIEVITYVDHVEADGPAAASGMREGDVILSINGSDVERADHVAIVDAINDCDSRMRMVVIFEDCVRKVELHLKYINIQRAIQSKLRELEQLTVRERQLFDTNWKTHSLPSQKKKSSPTDVSSDNEENNPTDNINGTYCRPTLSSENVTAAKPPQHSVFMYQYLDTRYGACIIQPNIRSGSFVITVGSPRNRRECHHYVVKPPNECHRASENHNNEYKSAGGKHSKSHRNSHSHSCTPCMPAYNNQDANSLEAYDLASPCCDPHCVPNSRKKIRRKKECSKEHKRKEKYQQIDKSTQKPDGFSNSRTKKVCSSGQCSSRYRYLTTESTQTSQCSLQSYATSNATAPCDNSVSSYSTSLSSDTLFWDNDRSEAKLSPKIQYQSSHQQVKPKSWDNLTTKAFGGYGFGYGYLDTTAKHANRSKSHGRSHSGRSTQSHHEYQHQSQEKHTHRQCSTSHHYQSYGRNHNHCAPTKSTESLIVVPKYQLEHSGSESRLACDCGESVEYYRKISTTKNSGDSNTGYYSHHFIYPTHSYKKKDSNVSSEITRL